AAGATGTAAAAATATCTAAGCATTCTTTTTCTAGGCTTTCCAATTCTTTATCATCCATTACTAAAGAATACGGAATAAATGGATTAGCCTCTACAAGCTTTTTATTCTTATCTAGCGAATACCCATTTTTCTTCAACCACTCCATTCCATAAGTTATACTAATATCCTTCTGTCTAAGCTTTTCTTCAACATCCTTAGGAAGCTCTAGAACTTTTCCAGTTTTAAGCTTTTCAATTTCACTTACTATACTCTCAAATTGCCTTTTTAACTTTGTTTCATCTTCCTTTAAGAAGTCTATTTTTCTATCAAAAGCGTTGACTATGCTTTCACCATCAAAAACCTTATCTTCTTCTAAATAAACAAACTTAATTATATCCTTTCGTTTCTTTATTTCTTCTTCAGCCTTTTCAAGGTCTAAAGTTTTATTAGCCAATTTATTTTTAACATCATAGATATTTTCTAAATTTCTTTTTCTTTCACTTTGTTTACTTTTTAATTTTTCTTCATCAGATAATATTTTTTCTACAATACTTTTTCTTTCCTTATTTAAGGTAAAAATTTCATCATTAATTTCTTTATCAATAACAAGCACTTTCTGGTCATCAAAATACCCCTCAATATTTCTAAATAGATTTAAACTATAATTACTGTTAAAGCTATATTCTAATTTATCAAAGGATAGAATCTCCGCTGACAAGCTACCTTTCTTCTCCGTTAAACCATAATTTTCTTTTCTAGTAGCATTAAGTTTATCATTGATATCCTCTTTTTCCTTTACTAAATCCTTCTTCAATTGTACCTTATCTGATTTCTCTATCTTTACAGTATCTAGTTGCTTTTGTAGAATTCCTCTTATAGTAAAACCAAGATTATTAATATACGGTGCACTATCTTCATTCTTTTTATTCAATATACGCAGTTCAGTTTCATACTGCTGTAACTCTTTTGAAGTATTTTGATACAACCTGTATATCTTAGCACACTCTAATATATTCCCTTTTCTTATCAAACTATTTTTTCTACCTTCACTTTCATTAAGAAGCTCCTGCTGGGTTTTACTCTGAGCTTCTAAAGTATAAATTTCCTCCTGCCTTTTATATATTTTTATTGATTCTTCTTCATATCTAAGCTCTTCTATTTTGTCATTAAGACTTTTAGCTAATTCTTCTAATTCCAGTTCTTCCCTTTCTTTGTCTTTAAGCTTTTCCTTTAAAAATTCCATTACATTCCCAATATAATTTTTTATCTCTTCCTTTTTTTCAGCTGTACCAATAAATTCATCACAACACATATGTATACCCTTAGATAACTCATTAAATAGTTCAAGCTTTGCCTTTTTATCAATGTTTGCTTTATTTTGCCTATACTGCTTAATGTATCTATCTAATAATTTTCTGTAATTATCAATCCTGTCCTCATCAATTTTTAGCTTATTTTCTACTGCTGGTAAAAACCATTCTTTAACTAAACCCTTGCTATCCTTAGCCTTAGTAAAAAGTTCTGATAACCCTGACTCCTTTAAGTTTATCTGCTTAATTATAGTTTCCCATTCCCTATAATTAATTTTATATTCCTCTAATTTACTAAAATAATTTTTAGTAGTTACAGAGTTATTCATATCATAACAATTAAACTTAAGCTCTCTATTCTTTTTCAAATTCTCAAATAGATTTTTGGAATTAGCATAGCTCTTTACTACCCTCCTATCATCTTTCTCCTCAATTATAGGAATGTTATCAATATCATATTTATTTTTATCTCTGTATTCATAAATAAAGTTTATAATGTCCAGCTTTTCTTTTGAATTTTCATCGGAAGCTGCCTGCTTTTTTCTAACCATCATACCTGTCAATAAATAACCTGCTCCATCATCCAGTTTCCATTCAACCAATATGTACGTAGGAGTTCCTGATGTAAAATAACTTTCAAAAGCTCTATTCTTTGTATTTCTGTATCTTCTATTAACAAAAGGAGCCATAACCATTTGAACAAGTACAGATTTACCTCCACCGTTTCTCAAGTTAAGCATAGTATTTTCGCCATTTAAATAAAATTTCTCATCATCTATTTTCATAGTATTGTAATTATAATTTAAATTAACAAATCTAATTTTATGTATTTTACTCATTTATCTCTTCTCCTAAAGCTTTTAATACCCTATTATAATTATTCTTATTTAACAAATTCCAGTCCATAAAACTGTCCAGTTTTTTAGTGGTTTTAATCATATCGTCGCCCTTAATATAATATATTAAACCCTGACTATCCAAGAAATCTAAAATTGTATTTATAAAACCTTCCTTTGTTGTCTTGGAGGTACTTTTACTATCACTACTTTTTAAAGCTTCAAATCTTTCAAGTATATTTTCAAAGGCAATTCCACTTTCAACATTATCTGCTTCTCTATCAATACCATCCTTTAATCTATCAGTGATAATATTCAAAAATTCACCAACTTTAATATACTCCCTGGACTTGCTAGAAATACTTTGAGAACTATAAAACTCAACTAAAAGAGTTAATATGACAAATTGAGATAAATAATAATCCTTATCATTTGCTCCAGATTTACATAATACTTTTTTAAGCTCCCCTTTTGAATATCCTATAAAGTCATTGTCTTCCTTAGGTATCAGATATACTATTCCACCATACTTTTTAACATAGCATTCTGACGCCTCCCCCTGCTCTTTAACAAGCTCCGTTACATTCTCATTTTCAGAATAATTCTTGTAAAGTTCTTCTACATCTTCTTTCAGCTCACCATGCTTTAATAAATAGTAAAATATTTTATTGCTAAGTTTAATTTCTTCAGTAGTATATGCCATTATAATCTCAAGCCTCCTGACTTTGTAATCTCAATAGAAATATCCGAGCATATGAAGTTTTTTATATCTCCATTTTCATTCATTAATCCCTCTAATTTAACGTCCTCACTATCCAATATCTTTTGAACTTTTATTTTCCATATGTTTTTAAAACTTTTATTTCCATCAATAATTTCTAAAATACTCTTATTAAGTTGAAATTCTATTTCACCAGACTCAACAGAGTTTTTTCTTTCCTCTCTTATGTCAGCTATATCTATAATTCTATTTTTAAGCATTTCAATAATAACTTCTCTAAATATTTCCACTGTTGGAATTAAAGTTTTCATTAATATGTTACTTTCTCTTATCAGTGAATTAATTTCCCCTAAAGAAATTTTATTTCTTTCAGAGGCTAGCTCCAAAAGTAATTCTATTACCCCTTTATACTTGTCTAGTCTTTCTAGCTTTTTCTTATTTTCAGCTTCAATTACTTCATCCTCATCAATGGCAAATTCCTCATCCTCTTCAACTTGATTTTTTCTAATAATCTTTTGATATTCTAATGCTTTATTTATGTTATAAAATTTGTGAGGCTTCATTTTAAATAGTGGGCTAAAAAATATATCAATATCTTCTAGTTTCTCTGGACTCTCTAGTATTTTATCATAAACCTCTGACTTAAAATTAAACCTTTCAATCAAAGACATTTTGGAGATATTCTCAAGTTCCCTTCCATAAACATCCTTCAAATCAAAATGCTTTTTCAGCACCTTTTGATCCTCATCTATAGTCCTGCTTAAATACTTCTCTATTATTTTTAAATTATTAAGATTTTCTTCTTCCTCTTTATTTAACTCTTTAATATGTATATCATGTTCAATGAACTCATTAATCTTTTCATTTACCATCTCTCTATGAATAAGAAACTGTTTTTTAGTATTATTTAAAATTTCTAAATTTCCTTCCATCATAGACTTATAGTCTTCTGCTGAATAGGAAAGAGGGTTTTCTCTTATCTTCCTTATGGCATTCTCCATGCTTTGAACTCTTATTCTAAGCATATTAAATATATTTTTAATATCATCCACTGCCTTATCATAAGATGCTTTTTCTAAATGCATTTTAAATACAATTTCATGAATAGTAATTTTTAAATTTTCCTCAATTTCTAAGGTAGATAACAGCAGTGAGTATCCATCATCTGTTAATGAATATGACACCCTTCTTACACCATCAATATATTCCATTTTGTTTTTAATAAAGCTTATATTAATATCCGTATATTGCCCTTCCTTAAAGTTGTAGGCCTTAAAATACATTGCATTACCTTCATCACATAAAATAGCATTCACTATAAACTCCCCTAAATTCTTGCACTCCTCATAGGTTATACCCTTTTTTAAATGAAGATTGTTAACCTCATCAATAAAGGCTGCTATATGGTCAATAGTACACATTTCTTCCTTTAAAGATTGTTCCATTATGTAAAGCAATATTGAAAATATTAAATTATCCTGTTCATAGCCTTCATTAAAACCATACTTTTTCCAAGTGCCCTTAGCTATACTATTTCTAAAAAGCAAAGCATAGGCACCAATTTTCTTCATTCTTATATGCTGTACATCTAAAAAGCTTAAATCCATTTTCTCCTCCAACTATAAATCTATAATACTAACTATCTCCTGTGGTATATATATATCATTTTTTAATATTTCTTCTATTTTAGTTCTGTACTCCTCATCAAATTCCTTTAAAAATATCTCGCTAATATTTTTATTCTGACCCTCTTTAGTCTTTGGTAAACATATTGATTCAATTTTAGCCTTATCAATCATCCTTTTATATCCACTTATAAATGGAATCATATTATACTCTTTACTAAACAGCTTATATAAACCTTCATATATAATAATTCCTTCATAATCTAAATCACCAAAATATAATATTTTATTTCTACTATCTGAAACATAATCTTCAACTGATATTTTATAATCATTAAAAGCTTTATTAATATTTTTACCTCCGCCATATATTAAAGTTCCAATATTTTCTCCAAAAATATTATCTCCGCCACTAATTAAATGTCTCCTCATTGTATAATAGGTATCTTTATTTTCTATAATTAAAACCTTTTGTGGCGTTTCTTTATATTTTGAATAGTATGCCAAAGGTTCAGAAGTATCATAATAATTTAGTTCTTTTAAATCAATTCCTAAATTTTTTAAAATAGTTTTTCCCCCTTCCTTTTGCAAAAATTTCTCCCTTCCCCATATTTGAAAGGCTCTTTCATTCATAGAAATGGTTTTACTTAATAACCACTGCTTATTAGTTATAAAATCATCTAATTTAAAAATATATTCTCTATGCTCCTTATACTTTTCTAAATGATTTTTGTAATATTCAATACTGAATTTAGTTGATAGTTTATAATTTATTTCATCAAGGATCTCACTATTATCTTTATTTTTCTCTAATATCCTATATTTTTTATATAGCGTTGGCTTTTTACCATTTCCACCACTATTCTTTACCGGCAAAAGTCTTTCCTCTTTTATTAAATCAGCTACAACCTTGCATAATTCTTCATAGGATTCTGTTTTATATATTTCATCAATTTTATCCAATTCTATAATTTTCTTACTATAACTATCTATATCTTTCATATTCCACCTCTAATTATTGCTTCATTTCTTTATTAATATTTTATCATAACTCTTTGTAATCGTAAAAAAAACACCAAAGTCCTAGTATCTACTTGGTGTTTTTTTATGCTTTCATATTTTATTTTATAACCTTAAGATTTGCTATATTCTCCATATTTCTAGCTGTTACTATTTCTACTGTTGCCAAGTCTTTTCTCATATTTTCAACTTTTGCTGAAAGATGAGAAATTTCATTACACATATTATCATGTTCTGCCTTATTAGTTATTGCCTTATCTTCAAGTATTCTTAAAATTCTTCCATGTTCCTTTTGCTGAATTTTTATAAATTTTACATCTTCCTTTAAACTAGATATATCTTCTTTTATTGGATTTAATTTTTCATCTAGCAAATTACTAATTGCACTCAATATATCTTTATCCATTAAATTCACCACCATAATTTATTTATACATATATATTATCATTAGATTTATATTACATCAACTAGAAATTCATTCCAGTTTAGTATAAATACCTATACCAAAAGACACTAGTAACTTTCATGCTAGCTACTAGTGTCTCTTTAATCACCTTTAGATTCTCACATCTAAATTTCTTCCTAAATTAGGGTCAGCTGATTGCTCTAACATTTTTGTCATTTCCGCTGCATTTTCTTTTCCCGTATTTAAAGCTAATTTCATAACAGACAAACTAGCTTGCTCCATAAGCTTACTTTGCCTCATTGTCATTGATAAACCTGCTATATCCATATTACCCCTCCTTGTATTAATCTATATATCGTAGCAAAAATAAAAAACCTTAGAATCTTTAGCATATCACTTAATTAAAGAGATTTTAAAAGTTCTATTATATAATTTGGCTGCTGATTAGCTTGAGCAAGCATAGCCTGTGCTACCTGCTGAAGAATACTATGTCTTGATAAATTCATAATTTCTTTAGCCATATCGGCATCTCTTATTCTAGATTCTGCTGCAGTAAGATTTTCAGAAGTATTTTCTAAATAACTTATTCTATGTTCTAACATATTTTCAGATGCTCCCAAACTAGCTCTTTGTGAAGATACATCATTTATGGCATCATCTAATATTTTAATAGCAGAAGATGCATTTTCTTGATTAGAAATATCCAATGCATATTGTGAATTACTACTAGTATCATTAGTTACATTTTTAATTTTAGTATACTTTGCAGTAACAGTTCCATCCTTAGAAGTTACAATTCCATCTGCAGTATCTCCACTTATTTTTAAAGCTTCAGATCTCATATCCTTTATTCCTACCGAACACTCTTGTCCTTTATTAGCACCAGTTTGGAGGATTATATTTGATAAATCTCCTTCACCTCCATTTAAAAGCTTTCTAGTATTGAACTCAGTGGTGTTTCCAATTCTGTTTATCTCTGAAGTTAATTGATTTAACTCTTCTTGGAGTGCTTTTCTATCTTCTGGTGAATTGGTATCATTAGCTGCTTGTACAGCCAATTCTCTCATCCTTTGTAAAATTGAGTGAGTCTCATTTAGTGCTCCCTCTGCAGTTTGGATTAGGGATATGCCATCCTGTGTATTTCTAGCCGCCTGTTCCAGCCCTCGTATTTGCCCTCTCATTCTTTCTGATATAGCAAGTCCTGCAGGATCATCTGCAGCGCTATTTATTCTAAGTCCAGAAGAGAGCCTCATCATAGCCTTACTACACATATTTGAATGGAACATTATGTTTCTATAAGCAGTCATGGCATTTATATTATGATTTATTATCATTTGATCTTATCACCTCCTATTGCAATTTTACCTTGAGTATTTCACTCCATGAATTACTTCCCCATAACTATGAGTATTAAATATTTTAAACCTTTCATACTGTTTTTTGTAAGTAACAGTTACCCAATTTACCCAATTTCGTCTGCTAATATACTTAGCTCATTTAGTATTTCTCTAAAACAACTATCATTAATACTTTTACTGCTATCTTTTCTTTCTCTCATAGCCTTGTAAAATTCATTTATTGTTGCATAATCATATTCTTTGTGAAATCTCGCATTTAGAATTATGCCCGTAGCAAATATAAAAGTTTGTGCAGTTACATCTTTATAAAGATATTCCTCTCCATGCAAAAAATCCATTTTATATACTTTATCTTTTCCTCGAACATTCTTAATTTGAAAAATAGCATTAAATTTATCATCAATTTTAATACTATTTCTTTTTATATTAGGTTCATTTTTTTGCATTCTTGATATGCTTGTATCTAGTTTTTTCCTCCTAGATTCCTCTGTAGAATTAAATCTTTCAAATACTTCAATGCCTATGTTAAAATTTTTCAAAAAATTTTCATATGTATACTTATCCGATATACACTTTTTCATTATAATCATATGTATTAGTTCCTCTTTCATAGTATCTAACATATTCTGTCTATATCGTACCCACTGTAGCTCTTACTCTAATGCTATTTTTAATTCTTTTTTTCTCTTTCTTTTATTCTCTCATTTACCTTGTTATAGCTTGGCACTGGGAAAATTTTCACCCCTGGGATGCAGGTGGGGCACCGTAGCTAGCTAAAAGTCTCCTTGACGATTACCTTTGCTGGACTTTCACCAGCTAGTATGGTCCAGCTTAGCTGGACGTGCCCCCTGAGGTCGTAACAAAAAGGATGTAGCGAAGCGGAAGACTTTTTTTGTTTGCTAATGCTGCCTTAAAATATTTATTAAATTATAAAAATAATATTTTTTATTTCTACTCTTGCCATCTGAATAAATAATTTGCTTTTCTTCTAACTTATTCAAATACACTCCTAATGTACTGCTTGGAATATCAACTATCTCTAATATTCTTTTCTTGGTAAATATAGGTCGTTTAAACATTACATTAACTATATCTATTAATTTATTTGAATTTATTATTTTTCTACTCTCTTCTATAGTTATATTATATAGTTTATCTATCTTCTCAATTAATCTTATATTTTGATTTGCTTGATTTATAATAGCAGTTATGAAAAACTTTATCCATACATTCCATCTTTGTGATGCTAGCATTTTGAATTTATCATCATCATTGGAACCTTCAATTCTTATATCATTTAACAACTTATAATACTTAAATTTATCTTTTTCTAAACTTTCACTTATAAAGAAATTTGGAGAATCAATAAAACCCTTATCAAATAAATATAGTGGTATAAGTATTCTACCTATTCTTCCATTACCATCTAAAAACGGGTGTATAGTTTCAAATTGAGCATGGATAATTGCTATTCGTATTAAATCATGTAAGTCATCCTTAGGCTCATTTATATATTTTTCTAAATTACTCATATATTCAGGAACTCTCTGTGGTTCTGGTGGTATATATGAAGCAGTTTGAATTGTACATCCTTCTGGCCCTATAAAATTCTGTATTGTCCTAAATTCGCCTGAATTTCTATTTTTCCCCCTTACATCACCAGATAATAGTATCTTATGCATTCCCTTAATTAGCCTTGCTGATATAGGTATTCTTCTTATTAAATCTTCCCCAACTCTTAAGGCTTCAGAATAATTTAATACCTCCTGAATGTCATTTGTTTTTTTATTTTCATCAGCCTCATATTCAAGCATATCATCTAAAGTAACTTGAGTTCCTTCTATTTTAGTTGATTGTATTGCTTCCTGTAATGTTATAGGTGCTAATAATAACTCTGGATCTATTTTAGATTTATTTAATAGCACTTGATATATCCCTACTAATTTGTTTGCTTCTAATAATTCTTTAATAAATTCATTAATATTAATTAAATCATCTATAGGTAAATTAAAAGGCTCATATGCTTTTGCCATATTATCCCCTCCAATATAAATTCGTTGATTTTTGTTATATACTATATATATTATAACACTTACAACAAAAAATAAACATTTTTTGTTGCAAAAATCAAACTTTACTATTTAATATTTCTTAACCACCAGATACCAGGTAGCCTAGCGAGAGAAGAGAAATAACCGAGCTTGCTATTTTTTAGGTGAAGAAAAAATCTTCCCTTTTTTGAGGAATTTTTATTGACACTAACATTTAAAATGATACAATTTATATGAAACTATTTGCTTATATCTAATTTTTATAGAAGAAAGGGGACTCTTATGAAAGAATTTGAATTAACTATTGAATATCTAAAAAAAGGTTCTGATGAAATATATGAAAAAGAAATTTATGTAGATTTAGATGATTATATTGAAAGTTATTCAGAAGATTCTTTTCATTTACAACAACAATATTCTATTAAAAAGGTTGAAAAAGAAATAAAGCCTACAAAAAAAAATTTTCTTTTAAATTTGATCAATACACAACTTAGCAATAATGAAGAATTGCATTCCAATATTGATTTACTTATAAGTGAAATTAATGAATGCATTAATGAACTTGGAGAAGAATTTGAAAGCTATTCTAATGATTATGACTAAATAATTACATACATAATAAATATCCACCAGCTAAGCTAGTGGTTTTTCTTAAGCCCTATAAGGGCATTTTACCAGCATTGTGCCTTAAGGCACGTGTAAAAGTATCGCCAGCCGCAATTTAACTGTTACTTGCCACCCTTAAAAGGGTCCATATATTCTTTAATACTTATTTGGTCGGCGATCATATCTTCATTTTGTTGATTTTTTATATACTCTTCTATCGCCTTTTTATTTTTTCCTACTGTATCCACATAATAACCTCTACATCAAAAATGTCTGTTTCCATACCTATATTTTAAATTTGCAAATTTCTCAAATATCATTAAACTACTTTTTCCTTTTAAAAACCCTACAAATCCTGATACACTCATTTTTGGTGGTATTGATACAAGCATATGTATATAATCTTTACATGCATTGGCTTCTATTTTTTCTACTCCCTTACATTCACATAACGTTCTCAATATTTTTCCTATTTCTTTTTTCTTTTTTCCATATATTTCTTTCCTTCTATATTTAGGTTCAAATATTATATGATATTTACATCTCCACTTAGTATGTGCTAAGCTATTATTGTCCATTTTGGGCAATACCTCCTTTGATTTTAGATTGGCTGACGAAACCATTTCTATTTTATCAAAGTGAGGTATTTTTTTTCAACGCTTAAGCTTTTCCGAACACACCTGCATAGCAGGTGGTTTTATTTATAGACAATGAAAATTTTAAAAGCTTTACTTTTAAAATCCACCCAATTTGATATTTGAACTTTGTTATCTGATATCTATAAAAAAAGCCAGGGAAACCCGGCTTTTTTATATTATCTTAATAATTGAAGAACTCCTTGAGGTTGTTGGTTAGCTTGCGGACCATCAAATACCTTTCAGTATCTGCTAGACTATATCTTTAGCCTTTGTTTAATTAATAATTTATAATTAATAGTTTTGGTGAAAATTCAGCAAGCTGAATTTCTTCATTAATTATTCATTATTAATTTTTAACTATTAATTATCAATTGCTTAACTCGTTCGTCTTAGTCATTGAACCTTCTCCAACCTTTTGGCACAGGAGCTTGAGCTGCTTAAGTATCCTTTTTAAATTTATATAATCACTTTTTAACAATAAAAATCACCTTTACATGTTCCTTAGACAAAACCTACCACAAACCACCAGATACCAGTACTCTAGCGAGGGAAGAAATGACCGAGCTTGCTATAAGTTTCTATACATTTGTCCGATTAACCCTTAAATAACCATTGAATAATATATATATTAACACTATAATAATATTATAATACTTTAAAATAGGAGGTGCAAAGTGTCTAAAATAACTGCAAGTGAATTAGAAAGAAAAATTTATGAGTTAGAAGAGGTACGAGTTGTTATTAGAGTCGATAAAAATCAAGAATTTAAGGATTACGATTATTCTAGAAAAACCGCTACTAATACTAGTATATCCGAATGGTTAAATACTAGAGTAAAACCATTATTAGGGACAGATGTACAAGTTGACGTTATAGACGGAACAGGTAATAATCCACATGGTAGGACTAAAATTGAAAATGTAAGAAATAGTTACGTAAAATAAGGAGGATTTTTATGTTTAATAATAATCAAGTAGAATCAATTCCAGAAAAATTAGGTTTATCATATAGATGGTTAAACCCTGAAAGTGGTGCTAATGTTATAATAGTTGAAAATGTTATAGAATTCAAACCGTTTTCTAATTGGATAACTGATTTACGAAACAACAAAAAATATCATTCTGATACTATTCGAAAATTCCAGGAATTATGTCGAGAATTAGCAAATAAATAATAAACAATTATGCTATTTCAGAAGTAATACTTGGTATATTTAGCATCTCAATTACTTTAAATATTATTAATAAACAAAGCTCACATAAGTTAAGGTGTATTTTTTCTTACACATATTGACTTGTATTTTATTGTATACTTGTAATTTTACATCTCTATATTACAAAAGAGAGAAGGGTGTAACGTAGAAAAAAACTTTTTTGTATTTATTAGTGAGTATTTTTAATAAAATGGGCAAATGATGAAAAATATATGAATCAGCAATGTATATAAATGAATTAAATCACCTATGAAATTATATACTTCATAGGTGTATATTTTAAAAAAATCATGAACTAAAAAGTTGTTGACATATACATACGCTAACAGAATAAAAATAGAGTTAATCATTTCATTTCCTTACAGAATAATTTTTATAAAAAGGGTCAGAGCTTTCACTCTGTTACTTTTATTTATTCAACATTCTCCTAACGTCGAAAACCACCACATACCAGACAACCTAGCTATTAGCTATTGATAATAA
The DNA window shown above is from Haloimpatiens massiliensis and carries:
- a CDS encoding DUF6063 family protein; amino-acid sequence: MAYTTEEIKLSNKIFYYLLKHGELKEDVEELYKNYSENENVTELVKEQGEASECYVKKYGGIVYLIPKEDNDFIGYSKGELKKVLCKSGANDKDYYLSQFVILTLLVEFYSSQSISSKSREYIKVGEFLNIITDRLKDGIDREADNVESGIAFENILERFEALKSSDSKSTSKTTKEGFINTILDFLDSQGLIYYIKGDDMIKTTKKLDSFMDWNLLNKNNYNRVLKALGEEINE
- a CDS encoding Wadjet anti-phage system protein JetD domain-containing protein, producing MKDIDSYSKKIIELDKIDEIYKTESYEELCKVVADLIKEERLLPVKNSGGNGKKPTLYKKYRILEKNKDNSEILDEINYKLSTKFSIEYYKNHLEKYKEHREYIFKLDDFITNKQWLLSKTISMNERAFQIWGREKFLQKEGGKTILKNLGIDLKELNYYDTSEPLAYYSKYKETPQKVLIIENKDTYYTMRRHLISGGDNIFGENIGTLIYGGGKNINKAFNDYKISVEDYVSDSRNKILYFGDLDYEGIIIYEGLYKLFSKEYNMIPFISGYKRMIDKAKIESICLPKTKEGQNKNISEIFLKEFDEEYRTKIEEILKNDIYIPQEIVSIIDL
- a CDS encoding YjfB family protein; its protein translation is MDIAGLSMTMRQSKLMEQASLSVMKLALNTGKENAAEMTKMLEQSADPNLGRNLDVRI
- a CDS encoding flagellin; this encodes MIINHNINAMTAYRNIMFHSNMCSKAMMRLSSGLRINSAADDPAGLAISERMRGQIRGLEQAARNTQDGISLIQTAEGALNETHSILQRMRELAVQAANDTNSPEDRKALQEELNQLTSEINRIGNTTEFNTRKLLNGGEGDLSNIILQTGANKGQECSVGIKDMRSEALKISGDTADGIVTSKDGTVTAKYTKIKNVTNDTSSNSQYALDISNQENASSAIKILDDAINDVSSQRASLGASENMLEHRISYLENTSENLTAAESRIRDADMAKEIMNLSRHSILQQVAQAMLAQANQQPNYIIELLKSL
- a CDS encoding Fic family protein: MAKAYEPFNLPIDDLININEFIKELLEANKLVGIYQVLLNKSKIDPELLLAPITLQEAIQSTKIEGTQVTLDDMLEYEADENKKTNDIQEVLNYSEALRVGEDLIRRIPISARLIKGMHKILLSGDVRGKNRNSGEFRTIQNFIGPEGCTIQTASYIPPEPQRVPEYMSNLEKYINEPKDDLHDLIRIAIIHAQFETIHPFLDGNGRIGRILIPLYLFDKGFIDSPNFFISESLEKDKFKYYKLLNDIRIEGSNDDDKFKMLASQRWNVWIKFFITAIINQANQNIRLIEKIDKLYNITIEESRKIINSNKLIDIVNVMFKRPIFTKKRILEIVDIPSSTLGVYLNKLEEKQIIYSDGKSRNKKYYFYNLINILRQH